The Candidatus Dependentiae bacterium genome segment AAACAACCGGTGGCGCTAAAGCTAAATCTCAGTTACAGTTAGAACTTGAAAAACACGTTGCACGCCAGCAAGAGGCGCCAAACAGCAACGAATAACCTAAGGGAATAAGGCAGCATGGCTGAAAAAACATTTGCAATCATCAAACCTGACGCAACTACCGCTGGACACAGTGGCCAAATTATCAACATAATTGAACTTAACAAGTTCTCTATTGCCCGCATGCAAAAAATGCAGCTTACCCAAGAACAAGCTCAAGAATTTTACGCAGTACATAAAGAACGTTCTTTTTTTGGAGAGCTTGTAGATTACATGATCTCTGGTCCTGTTATTGTTATGGCACTCGAAAAAGAAAACGCAATTCAAGAATGGCGTGACCTTATGGGCGCAACAGATCCTAAAAAAGCTGGTGCAGGGACCTTGCGTAGAATGTTTGGTACCTCTATAGGTAACAACGCAACGCACGGATCTGATGCTCCTGAAACAGCAAAAGTAGAACTACAATTCTTTTTTCCTGATTTAGTATAACTAACAGATAAGTAATAGGGACGGTTGTTTAAGCCGTCCCTATTTTATTTAAAATTTTAATACACTAACGCGAAAGCATGAACATGAAAAAACTTCTTATTGGTCTTATAGCACTCGTAGCCCTTGCTCTTGGAGCTGCGTATATTAAAAATAGAAATCTTGCTATTTCTAATGCTCTTACTAACCCCGAATCACTT includes the following:
- the ndk gene encoding nucleoside-diphosphate kinase — encoded protein: MAEKTFAIIKPDATTAGHSGQIINIIELNKFSIARMQKMQLTQEQAQEFYAVHKERSFFGELVDYMISGPVIVMALEKENAIQEWRDLMGATDPKKAGAGTLRRMFGTSIGNNATHGSDAPETAKVELQFFFPDLV